One Coffea arabica cultivar ET-39 chromosome 5c, Coffea Arabica ET-39 HiFi, whole genome shotgun sequence DNA window includes the following coding sequences:
- the LOC113691117 gene encoding E3 ubiquitin-protein ligase ATL41-like: protein MSSHDPGNFFPNNDPTLFPRKNKYDLNSKIMLAAIISLSLVVFLVAILHIYARIILRRQARRRAAFRQLGIIASAQTHSVVQPKRGLDPSVIAKLPVFVFKYTASNEDMAEGSSIECSVCLSSLEEGEMARTLPNCKHVFHAECIDKWFSSHSNCPICRTEAEPRVQVLVPEPEPREGMIIGASVAIPPTPPVSDYANFTSMEGTSSGGQSSAKLVKESSPSSRFSSLRRILSMDRSPRRIQPSTQETDYSEDLERQ from the coding sequence ATGAGTTCACATGATCCCGGAAATTTTTTTCCCAACAATGATCCCACACTCTTCCCTCGCAAGAACAAGTATGATCTCAACAGCAAGATCATGCTCGCGGCCATAATTTCGCTGTCACTAGTTGTTTTCCTGGTGGCAATACTTCACATTTATGCTAGGATCATCCTTCGTCGCCAAGCACGCAGGCGAGCCGCCTTTCGCCAGCTAGGGATCATTGCAAGTGCTCAAACTCACTCCGTCGTGCAACCTAAACGAGGGCTCGATCCATCTGTGATTGCTAAACTGCCAGTTTTCGTCTTCAAGTATACCGCTAGTAATGAGGACATGGCGGAGGGGTCATCCATCGAATGTTCAGTTTGTCTAAGCAGCTTAGAAGAGGGTGAAATGGCTAGGACATTGCCGAATTGCAAGCATGTTTTTCATGCCGAGTGCATTGATAAGTGGTTTAGTTCACATTCCAATTGCCCGATTTGTCGCACCGAGGCTGagccaagggtacaagttcttGTACCAGAGCCTGAGCCCAGAGAAGGTATGATCATTGGTGCTTCTGTTGCAATTCCACCCACACCTCCAGTTTCAGATTATGCAAATTTTACAAGTATGGAAGGGACATCATCTGGTGGGCAATCATCAGCCAAACTTGTGAAGGAATCGTCTCCAAGTTCAAGGTTCAGTTCTTTAAGGAGGATTCTTAGTATGGATAGATCGCCGCGGCGAATCCAACCTTCTACGCAAGAAACAGACTATTCTGAAGATCTTGAAAGACAGTGA
- the LOC140007774 gene encoding uncharacterized protein gives MDNGVTKLSRAGGTLSCSKCRGKGHTIRKCPLVIPAEHLVSQCTGRGPSLSSNKCSKCQRYGHNRRRCPTSHPEGDSDVVGTDIDHSQTAQSMDEQPVAGEQQPGEGCQVDIQAVVHEEHVSSAHSTEVVEPKKQIKCSFCRVPGHNRKTCPTIQAQGWRLRKEKMDTYGPYVESVGKKRWRKQKAHRLLDEPDDASQPGITQLD, from the exons ATGGATAATGGAGTGACTAAACTATCAAGAGCTGGAGGTACTCTAAGCTGCTCAAAATGTCGAGGGAAGGGACATACGATAAGGAAATGTCCGTTGGTTATACCAGCTGAGCATTTAGTTAGCCAATGCACTGGAAGGGGGCCTTCTCTCAGCAGTAACAAATGCAGCAAATGTCAACGGTATGGTCACAATCGAAGAAGATGTCCAACTAGTCATCCCGAAGGCGACTCTGATGTTGTAGGGACTGACATAGACCATAGCCAGACTG CACAATCAATGGATGAACAACCTGTAGCTGGCGAACAACAACCTGGTGAAGGCTGCCAAGTGGACATACAAGCTGTTGTTCATGAAGAACATG TTTCAAGTGCACATTCCACTGAAGTTGTTGAACCAAAGAAGCAAATCAAATGCTCTTTCTGTCGAGTTCCAGGGCATAACAGAAAGACATGTCCAACTATACAAGCACAAGGCTGGAGGCTAAGGAAGGAGAAAATGGATACTTATGGTCCATACGTTGAATCGGTTGGAAAAAAACGATGGAGAAAGCAGAAA GCTCATAGACTCTTAGATGAACCGGATGATGCCAGTCAACCGGGAATAACACAACTTGACTAG